The window AAGGCTGCGGAAAAGGTCGCCCCAGTAACGCCCGCGGTACCTGTGGTGGATGAGGTTCTTGCGAAAGAGACGAGCCCTGCGCCGGAAAAAGTTTCCGCTCCAGCCAAGCCGGTGGTTAAGAAGAAATCGAGCCGATCCAAAAAGGCCAAGAAATCAAAGCCAAGAGTTAAGAAGTCGAAACCAAAACCAGCACCGGGAAAAGCCAGCGGTGGTTCGGGCGACGACATTGATGATGTCTTTAAGAAGGCATCAGGACTCCCTGCCAAATTGCCGATGCCAGAGGTAAGAGCTGCGACGAAGAAAAATACAGCTTCCATCAGTCCTTGTATTCGAAGTGCGATTGATAACCGAGAAGTAACGCCTGGCCGGCATACTCTTGAGCTAAGCTTCGTTATTTTGCCCAATGGACGGGTTCAGAAGTCGCGCATGGCGGGTCCTTACTATCTACAAGGTACAAGCTTGCCGAAATGCTTGACGACAGCAATGCGTAATTGGCGCTACCCTAAGTCCAAAGAAGGCAACCGCGTCGAGAAATTTCCGATTCCTTTTAAATACAATCCATAGAGAATCCGTGTGTTTAACGGTTCTCGCAGTATGCCCGTGGAATACGTGGCTTGAATCATATGCGCTATGATGTCGTCTCTGAGCGTAAGTGATATTGGAGAAAAGAAGATGAGACTCAGCCCAGGCCGGTTGTTGATTGTAGTACTCCTGAGTTGCCTGCTTTTTGCCTGTGCAAAAAAACCATCTCCTACCCCTAAAGTTGTTGGTACACCCACGCCGGTGCCCGAATGGATAAAGAGCTGGACATACAGTGCAGATAAAATCTGTGGCATCGGGATGGCCGGGCCCGGATTTCCAGGTTCTCCTTACCCTGAAGAGCAAGCTCGAAATCGTGCCATAACAAATCTGGCGGGTTCGATTGAGACAGCTGTGCAAGAGGCGATTATTGCAACTCAAAAAGAATCGGGAAGCCGTGTCACAATGAGGCGCCATTTTGAGATTGACCAAGCACTATTAGATGATGTGAATGCAAGAGCTAAGCTGGACTATTGGGTGGATGCCCATGGTGAGGGTCCATTTGCAGGGCCTGGTTTCACATATTCGCGTGCTTGCTTGGATGCGGCGACAGGGTTAACGGATCCCGCTCTGGATAAGCTGGTAGAGCGCGCCTTGGCTACGGGCCAGCAGGGTGCGATGAAAGAGGTTCCAGCCTGGTTAAATTACCAAGGAACTCAACCAGGGGGGCGGCTTTGTGCGGTTGGCTTCTCACAACCTGCTTTCTATGCAGAACAAACTTTTGGCAATGTTGTAGAAAATGTTCGTGGACAGTTGGCGCAAATCATCACCACGCTGGTTTCAGAGTATCAACATGATGCCCAGGGCTCGGTTCAGCTCAACGAGATCATGACGGTTGCCAGCTCCAAGGGTGTGGCTGAAGGCGTGGTTGTGACACATTATTGGTTTGACGCTCATGGAGAAGGTCCCATGTCTCAAAAAGAAGCGACGTATGGTTGGGGATGCGTTTATCCAAACCGAATTCTACAAAGTGCAGTCGAGTCAGCCCAAAGTATTTTACCGCAAGAAGAGCAAGCGGTCTTGGAAGCTGTACGTATAAGAGCTGATTCAGCTTTTAAGGATTTACAAGAAGTAGAGTCGAATCAACCGAGGTAACGTTTAACGAGTGGTGCGAGCTTTTCCTTTGCCGCCTCTGGAATCGCATCAGGGTTGGTAATGATGGCATGCTCAAGAGCATTGTCGCAGGGAGAGGTTGTGTCACTTGGCATTTTAGCCAGCTCAGGGATCAAGTGCTTGAGTACAACTTTAACGTTTGCAGTATTTCGTTTTAAAATCTCTAGAACAGACTCTACGTTGACGTCATCTTCTTCTTCATGCCAGCAATCATAATCTGTAGAGAGTGCAAGCGTTGCATAACGAAGCTCTGCTTCTCGTGCGAGTTTCACCTCAGGGCAAGCTGTCATCCCGATGACGGATACACCCCATTGACGGTACATGTTGGATTCTGCACGTGAGGAAAAGGCTGGGCCTTCCATGCACATGTAGGTACCGTTCTCATGCAAGGTGATTCCTGAAGCACGAACACTTTCTGCAACTTTAGCTTTGAGTACTGGGCATACAGGGTCGGCCATTGATACGTGAGCAACGATGCCATCACCAAAGAAGGTTTGTGTACGGCCTGATGTTCGGTCGATGAATTGGTCGGGTAAAACGAAATGGCCAGGTACAATTTCTTTACGCATCGAGCCAACAGCTGAAACAGATAAAACCCAAGTGGCTCCCATTTGTTTTAATGCATAAATATTGGCCCGATACGGGACTTCTGAGGGCAGATGCTTGTGCCCTCGGCCATGGCGAGGAACAAAGATGAGGTTTGCTCCGCCGAGCTTACCGGTGATGAGCTTATCTGACGTCGGACCAAAAGGCGTATCGATGGTAACTTCTTGAACGTCTTCGAGACCGTCGAGTTCATAGAGTCCGCTGCCACCGATGATTGCTATAGTGCTCATTTGACTTCCTTCTAGAGTAAGAACTGAAGTTTAAAATTCAGCGACCAATAGGTGTGCCCTTGGTCTCTGAACCGATAACCGATTTGGTCGTAGGACTGTTGTGCTGCAGGGTCGCATTTGTCGCCAGGTGAATTACCACACCACCAAGGGTTGAGGTTGTCTAGACCATCGTCTTCATCGACCTCGTTATCACCATTGGCGTCTTCACCAATATTTTCATTCGTCAAGAAATGCTTACTTCGGCTTCCCATTTCGAAACTGCCCACGAGTTTAATGTTCTCCATGGGCTGACCCACAAACGAAATGCGCCCGCCAATTTCCAAAAATTGGTCGGTATAAGTTAACTCTTCCAGTGGATCGGTAAGGAAGGAGTAGTTACGGCCTTCTGAGTGAAAGTTTGCACGCATACCGATATCGACAACAAAGCGCTGACCTTCTTTAAGTTCTTCGAAGGGAACAATTTCTAAACCGGCAGTTAGTTTGGCCTGGTGACTTGGCTTCATGCCAAACTTTGTTCCAGCTTTTACGAGAAGCGGCTCTTCAGCCAAGCTTCTATCTGGAACAGGCATCACGTAGGCAATGCTGAAGTAGGGGTCGAGATAACCTCGGCGATAGAGTTTTGGATCAATTCCAATGAGCCCCAGGTTGGCTACACGTTTGGAGAGCGCAGTTCCGAAAGTAATGTAGTGAACTCCGGTTCCAACTGGTCGCTGAGTGTCTGAGGTGTCTTGGCCTGGGCGGTGAATTTTGGTGGTCCATGGCATGGCCCATTTGAAGAACATGATCCAGTTTGGCTTGGTGTGATCTCGGGCATCGTTAAAGGGTCCGTAGCGCAGTCCTAATTCGAGATTACCAACACCTGAATGTGTGTACTTCGCAGGGATACTGAAAAGAGTATCGTTTGCATTGCCACTATCGGGGTCAACGCTGCTTTGTGTAGC of the Deltaproteobacteria bacterium genome contains:
- the mtnP gene encoding S-methyl-5'-thioadenosine phosphorylase codes for the protein MSTIAIIGGSGLYELDGLEDVQEVTIDTPFGPTSDKLITGKLGGANLIFVPRHGRGHKHLPSEVPYRANIYALKQMGATWVLSVSAVGSMRKEIVPGHFVLPDQFIDRTSGRTQTFFGDGIVAHVSMADPVCPVLKAKVAESVRASGITLHENGTYMCMEGPAFSSRAESNMYRQWGVSVIGMTACPEVKLAREAELRYATLALSTDYDCWHEEEDDVNVESVLEILKRNTANVKVVLKHLIPELAKMPSDTTSPCDNALEHAIITNPDAIPEAAKEKLAPLVKRYLG